A stretch of the Theileria equi strain WA chromosome 1, complete sequence genome encodes the following:
- a CDS encoding hypothetical protein (encoded by transcript BEWA_031370A) yields the protein MSTIDIKHKCHNGKSGKNKCICQSDGRIEVKGGTLKYTYGKETDYKYCTHSFLTTWIANLNYGGSPLQIYNGGGQSRQFSDAHQVILEVTTYYSATYDNDDEETKKPLLLRINDKNGYSWYSNADADYKKEYEGEPKGKPNTRWKFIPDVESQFYQEHITPTPELETQLNSLTCKLHDLHSVNIYQNGDFKRTYYCPCGQANVTIEPTSNYTPTGGYICYLHTYDPNVTRARYRSTLLEWRMSKNDDKYGPFSLNQQTPTLYVFYWDKDTERTKPLIIGVYVGKDSGGIPVPVCNDGYSDNSKWTMIPDRLGEHVFSGTLHEQKCRLFHPVEIDITSKGHYKNPHSEKEGCKMEECSKNIQVTNYGGLNLKNYTARKHTYGEPGETFTIIKLTEGPSPIDILTGSFPIWDVREVVVFFSSCGNAKTPLLVYVGSNDEKARKWYKNTDPKGDKWEEETKLEGKDPREADRNGSLVSTLSEIKNKLRLSCSNGEKLVVAANEVQHQQHTSVVTPGAAGGGSDGGLWKTVDPLIDLGITGLNVATALGTVAVNTALEITEKALKNVAGPSDQGTQQGIGELDSATANSPDLNTNQGESTNSGGDGLQGSRTDARGPNDPALTPGSPQGTEGSESNPSGNNSQDEVKKEDSSEEPTPTAPPGHAEAQGSDLANTPGGQTLAYGGSDLSEKPTNPDLKIVVGVPTGILGTSALACFLGYKLYSRYKGDPWVRQI from the coding sequence ATGTCTACAATAGACATAAAGCACAAATGCCATAATGGCAAAAGTGGTAAAAATAAATGTATCTGTCAGAGTGATGGTCGAATTGAGGTAAAAGGAGGAACTCTCAAATATACTTATGGGAAAGAGACAGATTACAAATATTGCACACACAGTTTTTTGACAACATGGATAGCTAATCTTAACTATGGTGGATCTCCCCTTCAGATATACAATGGAGGTGGACAGTCAAGACAATTCTCCGATGCACACCAAGTGATATTGGAAGTAACAACTTACTATAGTGCAACCTATGACAACGATGACGAAGAAACAAAGAAGCCTCTTCTACTCAGAAtcaatgataaaaatgggTATAGTTGGTATTCCAATGCGGATGCAGATTATAAGAAAGAATACGAGGGGGAACCTAAAGGCAAACCAAACACTAGATGGAAATTTATCCCAGATGTAGAAAGTCAGTTTTACCAAGAACATATTACTCCAACTCCAGAACTTGAGACACAACTCAATAGTCTCACCTGTAAACTCCATGATCTTCATTCTGTCAACATTTATCAGAACGGCGATTTTAAGAGAACATACTATTGTCCATGCGGTCAGGCCAATGTTACCATAGAACCTACTTCTAATTATACTCCAACAGGTGGATACATCTGTTACCTGCATACATATGACCCAAATGTAACAAGGGCTAGATATAGGAGTACTCTTCTtgaatggagaatgagcAAAAATGACGATAAGTACGGTCCATTTTCACTCAACCAACAAACTCCCACCCTCTATGTCTTCTACTGGGATAAAGATACGGAACGTACAAAGCCTCTTATTATTGGAGTGTACGTTGGAAAAGACTCTGGAGGCATACCCGTTCCGGTTTGTAATGACGGCTACAGTGACAATAGTAAATGGACAATGATTCCTGATAGACTCGGAGAACATGTATTTTCAGGGACTCTCCATGAACAAAAGTGTCGTCTTTTCCATCCGGTTGAGATAGATATCACCAGTAAAGGACATTATAAAAACCCGCACTCTGAAAAGGAAGGATGTaagatggaagaatgttCTAAGAACATACAAGTTACTAACTACGGTGGACTGAATTTGAAGAACTATACAGCTAGGAAACACACTTACGGAGAGCCAGGAGAGacatttaccatcataaAACTCACAGAGGGCCCCTCTCCAATTGACATTCTGACAGGATCCTTTCCAATATGGGATGTTAGGGAAGTAGTAGTATTTTTTTCCTCATGTGGTAATGCTAAAACACCTCTTCTGGTCTATGTGGGcagtaatgatgaaaaagcTAGGAAGTGGTACAAGAACACTGATCCAAAGGGTGATAAGTGGGAAGAGGAGACTAAACTAGAAGGTAAGGATCCAAGGGAAGCTGATAGGAATGGCAGCCTTGTAAGTACTCTGAGTGAGATTAAGAACAAGCTAAGACTTAGCTGTTCGAATGGAGAAAAACTGGTGGTAGCTGCAAACGAAGTACAGCACCAACAACATACTTCTGTTGTTACTCCAGGTGCAGCTGGAGGAGGCTCTGACGGAGGACTGTGGAAAACGGTCGATCCTCTTATCGATCTTGGAATTACTGGACTAAATGTAGCTACTGCACTTGGTACTGTTGCTGTAAATACAGCTCTTGAAATAACTGAAAAGGCTCTTAAAAACGTTGCTGGCCCATCTGACCAAGGTACTCAACAAGGTATTGGAGAACTAGACTCTGCTACTGCTAACTCACCTGACCTAAATACTAATCAAGGTGAATCTACTAATTCTGGAGGTGATGGACTTCAAGGATCTAGAACTGATGCTAGAGGACCTAATGATCCTGCTCTTACTCCTGGATCCCCTCAAGGTACCGAAGGCTCTGAATCTAATCCATCTGGTAATAATTCTCAAGATGAAGTTAAGAAAGAAGACtcatctgaagaacctaCCCCTACTGCTCCTCCTGGTCATGCTGAAGCTCAAGGCTCAGACCTAGCTAATACTCCTGGTGGACAAACTCTTGCTTATGGAGGCTCAGACCTTTCTGAAAAGCCTACTAATCCTGATCTAAAGATTGTAGTTGGAGTACCTACAGGCATTCTtggtacttctgccttggcttgtttcTTGGGATATAAACTTTATAgtcgctataaaggagatccttgggttagacagatttaa
- a CDS encoding uncharacterized protein (encoded by transcript BEWA_031350A) yields MLSLVYALCCIVCAHFGACATHLSKNVCIALNSQDSVLQKHLCQEIGLEPCTSNPRVCSINSRIVRDATDRELCLRTLFGFFATISCERGTKTKDYIYSANMYSKHKKGDYESHSENGEFAIVYVSKNVAQSIWKACSPRAGRMFSDIMIDDEAKRFCKELTLNSSKVQIRQGEGIPCLSEILILRAEEIAELEWLLGGSITWGLIKSKSWGICIIIVMVLLAASSLYIKHGRKEKDEQENDHREEESETSNLIELDVNM; encoded by the exons ATGTTGAGCCTGGTTTATGCTCTCTGTTGCATTGTATGCGCGCACTTTGGCGCTTGCGCTACACACTTGTCCAAGAATGTCTGTATCGCACTAAATAGCCAGGATTCTGTACTTCAAAAGCATCTCTGCCAG GAGATTGGACTTGAGCCATGCACATCGAATCCCAGAGTTTGTAGCATCAATTCGCGTATAGTTAGGGATGCAACTGATAGAGAACTCTGTCTAAGGACCCTGTTTGGCTTTTTTGCAACAATCTCATGTGAGAGGGGAACCAAGACAAAAGACTACATTTACAGTGCTAACATGTACAGTAAGCATAAAAAAGGAGACTATGAAAGCCACAGTGAAAACGGGGAGTTTGCAATTGTTTACGTTTCTAAAAACGTGGCACAGTCGATTTGGAAAG CATGCTCGCCCAGAGCTGGAAGGATGTTTTCGGACATTATGATTGACGATGAAGCCAAGAGATTCTGCAAGGAGTTGACTCTGAATTCAAGCAAAGTTCAGATTAGGCAGGGTGAAGGGATTCCATGCCTCTCCGAGATTTTAATATTGAGAGCCGAGGAGATAGCAGAGCTTGAGTGGCTCTTGGGAGGTTCT ATAACTTGGGGTCTAATAAAGTCAAAGTCTTGGGGGATCTGCATAATTATCGTAATGGTTTTGTTGGCAGCTTCTTCCTTGTATATAAAGCACGGAAGAAAGGAAAAGGACGAGCAAGAAAATGATCATAGAGAG GAGGAAAGTGAAACTAGTAACCTCATTGAGTTAGATGTTAACATGTAG
- a CDS encoding hypothetical protein (encoded by transcript BEWA_031360A), whose product MEHETKRQWMQSYEGRIRVGPQYQAMIPPFCRNNFASSQFNGTQDYPLTHSLHPSSVQQSPTLHSSAHPEQYIQSYDLPDDSFNDTDICSHLKFDGMDGNSKEGRGKRNEEEGKQRNRN is encoded by the coding sequence ATGGAGCACGAGACAAAGCGCCAATGGATGCAATCATACGAAGGCAGAATTAGAGTCGGTCCGCAGTACCAGGCCATGATTCCACCCTTTTGTAGGAACAATTTTGCCTCATCGCAGTTTAATGGCACACAGGATTATCCATTGACACATTCTCTACATCCATCCAGCGTGCAACAGTCCCCTACTCTTCACTCATCAGCACACCCCGAACAGTACATCCAATCATACGACCTGCCAGACGATTCGTTCAATGACACAGATATCTGCAGCCATCTAAAATTTGATGGAATGGATGGAAACTCAAAGGAAGGCAGAGGGAAAAGgaatgaggaagaaggaaaacAAAGGAATAGGAATTAA
- a CDS encoding signal peptide-containing protein (encoded by transcript BEWA_031310A): MANRLRCCSGVALLLLLLLDCSSCISGGGYRKTWNPVARHSGKFKASLPTGLSISKPVVVVVNTYWGKDSPFNSKIQVDADLSDTFHNVKQHIYHKTGIPTKIQTLYICKDAENELNSATIAKDENKLGDHLKELDVADDTKKLRMHILLDLPVPVYQSGQPDPSKIGEYTAALSRYLDMLSDQQSDIWMHCKDNVENFVKESQNIAPKTPTVENEVEESHFVMPNKKIHLQVHHDYPKNPLEVEKRLEILRKMYLPIDVIGTLKFSLMCIIIRATVKHNDTVANALMVAPLVALSCQTRPGKFALYTLFHMIPASIIPQVLTDILPAHISEKLRAKRDL; this comes from the exons ATGGCCAATCGGCTGAGATGTTGCAGCGGTGTAGCGCTTCTGCTCCTCCTTCTCCTCGACTGCTCGAGCTGCATCTCCGGTGGAGGCTACAGAAAGACGTGGAATCCAGTGGCTAGACACTCTGGGAAGTTCAAAGCTTCACTTCCTACTGGATTATCAATTTCAAAGCCAGTTGTTGTGGTTGTAAATACCTACTGGGGGAAGGATTCACCCTTCAACTCGAAAATACAAGTGGATGCAGACCTCTCGGACACATTTCACAATGTAAAACAACACATTTATCACAAAACCGGGATACCTACAAAGATACAGACACTATACATTTGCAAGGATGCAGAAAATGAACTCAACAGTGCCACAATAGCAAAGGATGAGAATAAACTTGGAGATCATTTAAAGGAACTGGACGTTGCAGATGACACAAAAAAGTTGAGGATGCACATACTCCTCGATCTGCCAGTTCCTGTATATCAGAGTGGTCAACCAGATCCATCAAAAATTGGAGAGTATACAGCAGCACTCTCTAGATACCTCGACATGCTCAGCGATCAGCAATCTGATATTTGGATGCATTGCAAAGACAACGTCGAAAATTTTGTTAAAGAATCGCAAAATATCGCTCCAAAAACTCCAACTGTGGAAAATGAAGTGGAAGAATCGCATTTTGTAATGCCAAATAAAAAAATTCATCTACAAGTGCATCATGATTATCCAAAGAATCCGTTAGAGGTTGAAAAACGGCTAGAGATTCTACGCAAAATGTATCTTCCAATAGATGTTATTGGAACCCTAAAGTTCAGTCTAATGTGTATCATTATAAGGGCAACGGTAAAGCACAATGATACCGTGGCAAACGCACTAATGGTAGCACCACTAGTAGCTCTATCCTGCCAAACCAGACCAGGAAAATTCGCATTATATACACTATTCCACATGATACCGGCGTCAATTATCCCACAAG TGCTAACGGATATTCTACCCGCACACATTTCAGAGAAGCTACGAGCCAAACGAGATCTCTAG
- a CDS encoding hypothetical protein (encoded by transcript BEWA_031330A) — MSGRGVTIDLSKNKKENCGETTTYQASTSAGGKTVKITVKRTIEPKGSHFYRYTHSPHGGRAFTLKEIQDNNKRIEGIQESKDGKDVYSVSAYYWKHDNTGGGQTPGKVLLIGVSTSARTTYYVRSSGNRWTEYKLDEEDLEHELDEFVCKYHNGVTIDLTRDKHRPGESYCCDKHADKEGKDGEAKVSVTSVPVSCKTHSGSSHLTVKKHTITSPNLRLAGIKYNENSDLAPKNRRRIKLTKQSFPITDVDSVHVFYCQEQNPLLIYIHPTTGSSAKGWYKKKEGSNDSGNEEWEETLAGLRNTAPEKITDCTSWNALVTELKKAGGYNDLQECPGPKPPPPPEQQESGTTSPTAHGHQAERHGTSQPSSNKPPLNTILGVLSGTAVVSGSLTGLGWWAFKRSRGDPWVRQI; from the coding sequence ATGTCCGGTAGAGGAGTAACCATAGATCTatcaaaaaacaaaaagGAAAATTGTGGAGAAACTACTACATATCAAGCAAGTACTTCTGCCGGAGGTAAGACTGTTAAAATTACAGTCAAAAGAACTATTGAACCTAAAGGATCACACTTTTACAGGTATACTCATTCTCCGCACGGAGGGAGAGCATTCACACTAAAGGAAATCCAAGATAAtaacaagagaatagaggGAATTCAGGAAtctaaagatggtaaagatgtGTATTCGGTttctgcttattactggaaacaTGATAATACTGGTGGTGGTCAGACGCCTGGTAAGGTTCTCTTGATAGGGGTTAGTACTAGCGCTAGAACTACCTATTATGTCAGGAGTAGTGGTAATAGGTGGACTGAATATAAACtagatgaagaagaccTCGAGCATGAACTAGATGAATTCGTTTGTAAATACCACAACGGAGTTACCATTGACCTAACTCGTGATAAACATAGGCCTGGAGAAAGTTATTGCTGTGACAAGCATGCAGACAAGGAAGGTAAGGATGGTGAGGCTAAGGTCTCCGTTACTTCTGTACCAGTTTCTTGCAAAACACATTCTGGTTCAAGTCACCTTACAGTCAAAAAACACACCATTACCAGTCCTAACTTGAGGCTTGCAGGCATTAAGTATAATGAGAATAGTGATCTTGCTCCAAAGAatagaagacgtataaaaCTTACTAAACAATCATTTCCTATCACTGATGTGGATTCAGTCCACGTTTTCTACTGTCAAGAACAGAACCCATTATTGATATATATACATCCTACCACAGGGTCTTCAGCTAAAGGATGGtataagaagaaagaagGTAGTAATGATAGTGGCAATGAAGAGTGGGAAGAAACCTTGGCAGGACTCCGAAATACAGCACCGGAGAAAATTACTGATTGTACCAGCTGGAATGCACTTGTGACGGAACTAAAGAAGGCAGGTGGATATAATGACTTGCAAGAATGCCCTGGACCTAAACCTCCACCACCTCCTGAACAACAAGAATCTGGTACTACTTCTCCTACTGCTCATGGTCATCAAGCTGAACGTCATGGAACTTCTCAACCCTCTTCTAACAAACCTCCTTTGAACACAATTCTTGGTGTCTTAAGTGGTACTGCTGTTGTATCAGGatctcttactggacttggttggtgggcatttaaacgttctagaggagatccttgggttagacagatttag
- a CDS encoding signal peptide-containing protein (encoded by transcript BEWA_031340A), producing MRLFLLLSTTFLITFCYCVPLNSKGNGYKVTQHSREVNPASKLPQVTQPIPQKNGESLPKPQEKRNVPKTSIGVPKSFQPPQGQVQVKTGQPTQRGVQDKPKESPEPVRTSPRVPQRQQQTVASSTPKPEELTPLPDMKSKVDAPILKVGEYDFSVLKSKADSTIFDAVGDYEGELPVLRLTPKAGVTAKRLVFDGQTFWTCQGPSDACLSAILYFGESGPVAATYSVKGRKVFEGYRKFADGKWTSVNKEGFNELLEELKKDLGDAPVQTSPQVPQKKPRDNVQPSPQQAAKVETASEVKQEQRPATNLQGDVKKEQDSMQAPASLKTEAKEEQPLTQTTPKSVKDNVEEKAKPAGDGKPLQEVPKDVAGSQGENPEDKSTKEESPQVHTTIEESPVTQSAKQRTDQSAPVVAGPKNVFSPSGVIDISALDNERFQSFDYFFVGNAINLIVPKKDITVTRLVDGEGDIFILSSGETFQHARVYLNKDKKPELVLITIRTSSSILQKAYSRSEAGKWVPSNDKDAKIKNLMVTSEWVPNFEIDLALPSSTDKCTAFEVDLLGVTTKHFYPRPGHAVVGVRDGNKVLWASNQHTKEDLCGYHDYCFFCLVYKKENVELLEMAVVERNLKAKKYFEKNADGEWTSIDKKEFDRKLNNLKTV from the coding sequence ATGAGATTATTCTTGTTACTATCCACAACATTCCTGATTACATTCTGTTATTGTGTTCCTCTAAATTCTAAAGGAAATGGTTATAAAGTTACGCAGCATTCTAGAGAAGTCAATCCTGCTTCTAAACTTCCACAGGTGACTCAACCGATTCCACAAAAAAATGGCGAGTCTCTTCCAAAACCACAAGAAAAACGAAATGTTCCAAAGACAAGCATTGGAGTTCCTAAATCTTTTCAACCACCTCAAGGGCAAGTTCAGGTAAAGACTGGCCAACCTACTCAGAGAGGTGTCCAGGATAAACCAAAAGAATCTCCTGAACCAGTACGGACTTCTCCACGGGTTCCTCAGAGGCAACAACAAACAGTAGCTTCATCTACTCCTAAACCAGAAGAACTTACTCCTCTACCTGATATGAAATCAAAGGTTGACGCTCCTATATTAAAGGTAGGGGAATATGACTTTTCAGTTCTGAAGTCAAAGGCAGACTCCACTATATTTGATGCAGTTGGAGATTATGAAGGCGAACTTCCAGTTTTAAGGTTGACACCTAAGGCTGGGGTCACAGCGAAAAGACTTGTATTTGATGGTCAGACATTTTGGACATGTCAGGGTCCCAGTGATGCATGTTTGTCAGCCATCTTATACTTTGGAGAAAGCGGACCTGTAGCTGCTACATACAGCGTTAAGGGAAGAAAGGTATTCGAAGGCTACCGTAAATTTGCggatggaaaatggacTTCGGTAAATAAGGAAGGTTTTAATGAGCTACTTGAAGAACTCAAAAAAGACTTAGGAGATGCTCCAGTACAGACTTCTCCACAGGTCCCTCAGAAGAAACCACGGGATAATGTGCAACCATCTCCTCAACAAGCAGCAAAAGTAGAGACAGCTTCTGAAGTTAAGCAGGAACAAAGACCAGCTACAAATCTCCAGGGCGATGTCAAGAAAGAGCAAGACAGCATGCAAGCTCCAGCTTCATTAAAAACGGAAGCCAAAGAGGAACAGCCACTTACTCAAACTACTCCAAAATCTGTCAAGGATAATGTAGAAGAGAAGGCAAAGCCTGCAGGCGATGGGAAACCTCTCCAAGAGGTACCGAAAGATGTAGCTGGTTCACAGGGTGAAAACCCTGAAGACAAATCCActaaggaagaatctcctCAGGTTCATACAACTATTGAGGAGTCTCCAGTTACTCAGTCAGCTAAGCAAAGAACGGATCAATCTGCACCTGTTGTAGCCGGACCCAAGAATGTTTTTTCTCCTTCCGGAGTGATTGATATCTCAGCGTTAGATAACGAGCGGTTTCAATCCTTTGACTATTTCTTTGTTGGTAACGCAATAAATCTCattgttccaaagaaggataTAACCGTTACAAGGTTAGTAGATGGTGAGGGAGATATTTTCATTCTGTCATCCGGAGAAACTTTCCAACATGCCAGAGTATATCTtaacaaggataagaaaCCTGAACTTGTGTTGATTACTATCAGAACATCTTCTAGCATATTACAGAAGGCCTACTCCAGGAGTGAAGCTGGTAAATGGGTACCATCTAATGACAAAGATGCCAAGATTAAGAATTTAATGGTCACTAGTGAATGGGTCCCCAACTTTGAAATTGACCTTGCATTACCTAGTAGCACTGATAAATGCACTGCTTTTGAAGTAGATCTTCTAGGTGTGACAACTAAACACTTTTACCCTAGACCTGGTCATGCTGTAGTAGGAGTAAGGGACGGAAATAAAGTTTTATGGGCTTCCAACCAACACACCAAGGAAGACCTTTGTGGGTACCATGATTATTGTTTTTTTTGTCTTGTTTATAAGAAAGAGAATGTAGAACTACTGGAAATGGCAGTTGTAGAGAGAAATTTGAAGGCAAAgaaatactttgaaaagaatgctGATGGTGAATGGACTTCCATTGATAAGAAAGAGTTTGATAGAAAGCTAAATAATCTCAAAACGGTGTGA
- a CDS encoding hypothetical protein (encoded by transcript BEWA_031390A): MHKKKSNKDKTQSQEILASEDKATPDDVSIPEDSADYEPIEHEESNPLAPEGPEELEVDAKFDEGASGIIFLSSIPPYMGLSKLRTYFGNFGKIGRIYAQPESISDYKKRVKLGGNKKLKFLHGWIEFHDKKIAKQVALQLNTKPVGHKKRQNFWREDLWNIMYLPKFKWRHLVEYWSRNKRERKEKLQHLLAQEKKKNYHYIDQLEAEKQHEHIAEKRRKKGLRVDEEYVDQDRSAKKKASESSGNENVPVGLLDAIVL, translated from the coding sequence ATGCATAAGAAAAAATCTAACAAGGATAAAACACAATCCCAGGAGATATTGGCCTCTGAAGACAAGGCGACGCCAGATGACGTCTCAATTCCGGAAGATTCCGCGGATTATGAACCAATTGAACATGAAGAATCAAATCCGCTAGCTCCGGAAGGCCCAGAAGAACTGGAAGTTGACGCCAAGTTTGACGAAGGTGCGAGCGGAATAATCTTCCTCTCGAGTATACCGCCGTACATGGGCCTTTCAAAGCTCAGAACCTACTTTGgaaactttggaaagatTGGAAGAATCTACGCCCAGCCAGAGTCAATCAGCGACTACAAGAAAAGGGTCAAACTCGGGGGAAACAAAAAGCTCAAATTCCTTCACGGATGGATCGAGTTTCATGACAAGAAAATCGCAAAGCAAGTCGCTCTACAGCTAAATACAAAGCCTGTTGGACACAAGAAGCGCCAAAATTTCTGGAGAGAAGATCTCTGGAATATAATGTACCTACCGAAATTCAAGTGGAGGCATCTGGTCGAATATTGGTCCAGAAACAAGAGAGAACGAAAGGAAAAACTCCAGCACCTCCTAGCCcaggaaaagaagaagaattaCCATTACATTGACCAGCTAGAAGCTGAAAAACAACACGAACATATCGCAGaaaagagaaggaaaaaGGGATTGCGGgtagatgaagaatacGTGGATCAAGATCGCTCCGCGAAAAAGAAAGCTTCAGAGTCCTCTGGTAATGAAAATGTGCCTGTAGGTCTCCTAGATGCAATAGTACTATaa
- a CDS encoding DnaJ domain containing protein (encoded by transcript BEWA_031380A) — MPKGQPFGSFFRVIPLFKRSFSTHEGIKPKSGRTTHYDVLNVPRDASKRAIKQAYLKLVKEHHPDSSKNKDGSETFITIKEAYEVLKDSKKRNLYDIELKRNEAHDKSPLGRATGVGWIPSSGSTGYSSERFERYKRYTSGIRNDVEDDPYDGIKTVASLAIAAATILLFCLIGGELIMLRPDEKIDEDEYAEEDVEHERMVISYYNPVNEEWERIIEPYEAPPPQMLAEHYREKTGELPDLGAIKTKLTVLEMPISSTVAPTLLYDRNKRKIIAIEKR, encoded by the exons ATGCCTAAAGGACAGCCTTTTGGCTCATTTTTTCGAGTAATTCCACTTTTTAAGCGATCATTTTCTACTCATGAGGGTATAAAACCAAAGTCTGGTAGAACTACGCATTACGACGTCCTCAATGTTCCCAGAGACGCGTCAAAGAGAGCGATCAAACAG GCGTACCTTAAGCTTGTGAAGGAACATCACCCGGATAGTAGCAAGAACAAGGATGGTTCGGAGACATTCATTACAATCAAGGAAGCTTATGAAGTGTTAAAGGACTCCAAGAAGAGAAATTTGTACGATATTGAACTAAAGAG GAATGAAGCCCATGATAAGTCTCCACTTGGAAGAGCAACCGGGGTTGGATGGATCCCTTCTTCAGGCTCCACAGGCTATAGTAGCGAGAGATTCGAGAGATACAAGCGCTATACTTCTG GAATCCGTAACGATGTTGAAGATGATCCCTATGATGGAATAAAGACGGTTGCATCACTGGCAATTGCAGCTGCCACCATACTTTTATTTTGCCTAATTGGTGGTGAACTCATCATGCTTCGACCAGATGAAAA GATAGATGAAGACGAGTATGCTGAAGAGGATGTAGAACATGAACGGATGGTTATTTCATACTATAATCCAGTGAATGAAGAGTGGGAACGCATAATTGAGCCTTATGAAGCTCCACCTCCCCAAATGTTGGCCGAACATTACAGAGAGAAGACGGGCGAATTGCCAGATTTAGGCGCTATTAAAACAAAACTAACCGTTCTTGAG ATGCCAATTAGTTCGACCGTGGCTCCGACTTTGCTTTATGATCGCAATAAGCGCAAAATTATTGCTATAGAAAAGAGGTAA
- a CDS encoding eukaryotic translation initiation factor 3 subunit 4, putative (encoded by transcript BEWA_031320A): MGIVESKFSRNLCSILTLGGSGSVIPAPKALFSQPLQDSSTPSELSHDVASDTKWADIDADDDYDNENLNTKFVIETSVDAHGIKTFTSYSTNSRGQSVKITKKVNEIRTKKQISKAALERKNFEPFNLNEENDSGIVMISNEDISIEIPKSERRRYNQDDDIDYIYSPPDASILRATRELKLKFKSLREDDNLIDTVDEKEAPAKYIPPSRKDGDRRNFDENTIRITNLSEDVKEKDLTDLFGTVGRIHRAYLAKHKETQNSKGFAFITYASKQDAVNAIAKFNRWGYNNLLLNVEWARPPTRDR; encoded by the exons ATGGGAATCGTAGAGAGTAAGTTTTCTCGTAATTTATGCTCCATTTTGACCCTGGGTGGCTCTGGTTCAGTCATACCGGCTCCAAAGGCGTTATTTTCGCAGCCTTTGCAAGATTCTTCAACGCCGTCCGAATTATCTC ACGATGTAGCTTCCGATACCAAATGGGCGGATATCGACGCTGATGACGATTACGATAATGAGAATTTGAATACCAAGTTTGTCATTGAGACGTCCGTCGACGCTCACGGCATCAAAACCTTCACATCGTACTCAACCAATAGCCGTGGACAGTCCGTAAAG ATAACCAAAAAGGTTAATGAGATCCGTACAAAGAAACAAATTAGCAAGGCTGCTCTTGAACGCAAAAACTTCGAGCCGTTTAACTTGAATGAGGAAAACGATTCGGGTATTGTCATGATTTCCAATGAGGATATTTCCATTGAGATTCCAAAGAGTGAAAGGAGGAGATACAACCAAGATGATGATATCGACTACATTTACTCTCCTCCAGATGCAAGCATTTTGAGGGCAACCAGAGAACTCAAACTCAAGTTCAAGAGTTTAAGAGAAGATGACAACTTG ATTGATACTGTTGACGAGAAAGAGGCACCTGCCAAATATATCCCGCCATCTCGTAAAGATGGTGATCGCAGAAACTTTGATGAGAATACTATTCGTATTACCAACTTGAGTGAGGATGTAAAGGAGAAGGATTTAACAGATTTGTTTGGAACTGTTGGTCGCATCCACAGAGCCTATCTCGCGAAACACAA GGAGACACAAAATTCCAAGGGTTTTGCCTTTATTACCTACGCCAGCAAGCAGGACGCTGTCAATGCTATTGCCAAGTTTAATCGTTGGGGTTACAATAATTTGTTGCTAAAT GTTGAATGGGCACGACCTCCTACTAGGGATCGTTAA